A region from the Gavia stellata isolate bGavSte3 chromosome 2, bGavSte3.hap2, whole genome shotgun sequence genome encodes:
- the CRYBG1 gene encoding beta/gamma crystallin domain-containing protein 1, with translation MDKKSANKRSGKRRKSQSSSDMPNGERNQTETTAREESVFEDDVPSEVFSDKLINSERKAKSPQQAPERNSSSPGNNQDLKVGSAHKGASKTEADKSKQQISNTTPARRRSYKKNQLDAVPISPTGLKGQVKDYSSKRQPLASPESNPMTRRTSVEKGTIPVAFGEDSLESPKVSLTDKTEDTALVFAEGRNETKAVKHGNGSDGRAFLRTDGIKNGDLCTPAERQTNSDLDSLKLKNLDASRMVMTKISLVRAAKNLSRCLQNLLERNIQIPAKPKNVELNFKAPMNQDSLESEQDTLEKPVNKTNSNIANKISLFENKCANQSQRPTDILASKNSTVPSTFVGRAKLKFGKQPKESEQPDKTLNKQSSRQKLLENGTPEKESTAELKGKNEEGSASYEDIGKTTELKVKAAISLFNQSSKIDASNVSLKQPDPELTSAKKESSPFKLSLHSPSKSENAQDTSYQRNSTRPEIHRNEEKILPNTEVLSPCNDDKYPLPSHQVSRSEFKKMENGDKKAKPGDLSFATLQYDDSSQDSILISEHNINTQKSPGKACNGSAEDDSIFDSPSDMKKFAETIKNLDSSVCLPQKKKRSKLPKSPAPHFAMPPIHEDNLEKVFDPSVFTFGLGLRREKTQDLLPAQQMKMQSLETIARVRPKRASTEQSIIFKALQSCNREEPAFTQEINGKENIDGTDGEIKRSRLEKSSLFSSLLSSTSKEKFFNPSVASVNNTTTAFTTDSSGMPPLQQDASGPFGVPQKSESLSDMKFPSFVERYMQADSAKKELSLPVPNYGNPEKSFSSWLGTGRYESNVSAGLLDVDALSRNGQSKINPRPGKLVIYCESDHQKNGIEVFHDVLDCSSWVLSPTILVKVIRGCWILYEKPNFEGPSIPLEEGELELPDIWGAGTSEEQNECKSLKPAMIGSIRHVVKDYRVCRIDLYTEPEGLGIVTSFFDDTEETGVFGTTQKTCSIKVHWGIWLIYEEPGFQGVPLMLEPGEYPNLAFWEKKEAYIRSMRPLKMGGRKVEFSGEPKVIIYEKPFFEGRHVEVESEIFMLDDKESEEKTRLPLTSVGSLKVLGGVWVAYEKPEFEGHQYLLEEGAYRDWTDWGGYDEELQSLRPIVGDFTSSHMIMYSEKDFGSKGSNINVLGIISNLKDTGYGLRTQSINVLSGVWVAYENPEFTGEQYILAKGLYPSIEAWGGKNCKISSVQPIVMDIVGSERGKVKVQLFSEPEFKGNCQIFKENTRCIDSFAVKSSKILDGSCIVYDQEEFSGNQYVLEEGIYPDLTAMGCSPQAILKSLQIINIELSEPCIALFEKVGFQGKKIEFSTEILNLQFLGYNPRIASVQVLGGVWIIYEHSNYRGRQMLLSPNEIPDWYKVSGYCQIGSLRPLLQKRVYFRLRNKETGKFMSADGNLDNLNLLRIQVAEDTDSDDQIWVYQDGFIRCRMAEDCCLTIVGNLITPGSKLGLSFERNEDKQYWNISPDGRIYSKMKPKLVLDIKGGGQYDRNHVVVNTVNEEKLTQCWEPLVV, from the exons ATGGATAAAAAATCTGCTAATAAAAGAtctggaaaaaggagaaaatctcAGTCGTCGAGTGACATGCCAAATGGAGAGAGAAACCAGACTGAGACTACTGCAAGAGAAGAATCTGTTTTTGAGGATGATGTCCCTTCTGAGGTGTTTTCAGACAAGCTAATAAACTCGGAAAGAAAAGCGAAGTCTCCTCAACAGGCTCCTGAAAGGAATTCCTCTTCCCCAGGTAATAATCAGGACCTAAAAGTTGGATCTGCTCACAAAGGGGCATCTAAAACTGAAGCTGataaaagcaagcagcagatCTCAAACACAACCCCTGCAAGGAGAAGATCATATAAAAAGAATCAGTTGGATGCTGTCCCCATTTCCCCTACTGGTTTGAAGGGTCAGGTAAAAGATTACTCCTCAAAAAGACAACCTTTAGCATCACCAGAGAGTAACCCAATGACAAGAAGAACTTCAGTGGAGAAGGGAACTATACCTGTGGCTTTTGGGGAAGACAGCTTGGAGTCTCCCAAAGTTTCTTTGACCGATAAGACAGAAGACACTGCCTTGGTGTTTGCTGAAGGCAGAAATGAGACCAAGGCAGTAAAGCATGGTAACGGTTCGGATGGAAGAGCTTTCTTGCGTACTGATGGGATTAAAAATGGAGACCTGTGTACGCCAGCTGAGAGACAGACAAATTCTGATTTAGACAGCTTGAAGCTGAAGAATTTGGATGCTTCCAGAATGGTCATGACAAAGATTAGCCT TGTAAGGGCTGCAAAGAATCTGAGCAGATGTCTTCAAAACTTGTTAGAGAGGAATATTCAAAT TCCAGCCAAACCGAAGAATGTAGAGCTGAATTTTAAAGCACCTATGAATCAAGACAGTTTAGAAAGTGAGCAGGATACTCTTGAAAAACCTGTTAATAAAACTAACAGCAACATTGCCAACAAAATTTCCTTGTTTGAAAATAAGTGTGCTAACCAGAGCCAGAGGCCTACTGACATCCTTGCTTCCAAAAATAGTACTGTACCAAGCACATTTGTTGGCAGAGCAAAgctgaaatttggaaaacaaCCTAAGGAAAGTGAACAGCCTGACAAAACGTTAAACAAGCAAAGCAGTCGCCAGAAGTTACTTGAGAATGGCACACCAGAGAAAGAAAGCACTGCAgaattaaaaggcaaaaatgaagaAGGTTCTGCCTCTTATGAGGATATTGGGAAGACAACAGAACTTAAAGTAAAAGCTGCAATATCCCTTTTTAACCAAAGCAGCAAAATTGATGCTAGTAATGTCTCTCTGAAGCAACCCGATCCAGAATTAACCTCagctaaaaaagaaagttcaccttttaaactgtctttgcaCTCACCCAGTAAAAGTGAAAATGCTCAAGATACTTCCTACCAAAGAAATAGCACAAGGCCAGAAAtccacagaaatgaagaaaagatacTGCCAAACACAGAAGTTTTGTCACCTTGCAATGATGATAAATATCCTCTACCATCTCATCAGGTTTCTAGATCAGAATTTAAGAAGATGGAAAATGGAGATAAGAAGGCAAAACCAGGAGATTTGAGCTTTGCAACACTGCAGTATGATGACAGCAGTCAAGACAGTATATTGATATCAGAGCACAACATCAATACACAAAAAAGCCCAGGCAAAGCCTGTAATGGATCTGCTGAAGATGATAGCATTTTTGATTCCCCATCTGACATGAAGAAGTTtgctgaaacaataaaaaacttGGACAGCTCGGTTTGTTTaccccagaaaaagaaaaggtcaaaGCTTCCCAAGTCCCCAGCGCCCCACTTCGCAATGCCTCCCATTCATGAAGACAACTTAGAGAAAGTATTTGATCCTAGTGTATTTACTTTTGGTTTGGGactgaggagggaaaaaacacaGGATCTCTTACCGGCCcaacaaatgaaaatgcaaagccTGGAAACAATAGCCAGAGTCAGGCCCAAGCGTGCATCAACAGAGCAAAGTATCATATTCAAAGCCCTGCAATCATGTAATAGAGAGGAACCTGCCTTTACTCAGGAAATCAATGGAAAAGAGAACATTGATGGTACAGATGGTGAAATTAAGAGATCCCGGCTTGAAAAAAGCTCCCTCTTCTCAAGCTTGCTGTCTTCTACAtctaaagaaaagttttttaatCCTTCTGTCGCCTCAGTAAATAACACCACAACAGCTTTTACAACTGACTCCTCAGGGATGCCTCCTTTACAACAGGATGCTTCTGGGCCATTCGGCGTGCCTCAAAAATCTGAG TCTCTTTCAGATATGAAGTTTCCAAGTTTTGTGGAGAGGTACATGCAAGCAGATAGTGCAAAAAAAGAACTAAGTTTACCAGTGCCCAACTATGGGAACCCTGAGAAAAGTTTTTCCAGCTGGTTAGGGACAGGCAGATATGAATCAAATGTCTCCGCTGGTTTATTAGATGTGGAT GCACTTTCAAGAAATGGACAAAGTAAAATCAATCCCAGACCTGGCAAG ctgGTGATATATTGTGAATCAGACCATCAAAAAAATGGTATCGAAGTTTTCCATGACGTTTTGGATTGCAGTTCTTGGGTTCTGTCACCAACAATTTTAGTTAAAGTCATCAGAGGATG ctggATACTGTATGAGAAACCAAATTTTGAAGGCCCCTCTATTCCCCTGGAAGAAGGAGAGCTGGAACTCCCAGATATTTGGGGTGCAGGTACTTCTGAAGagcaaaatgaatgcaaatctCTAAAGCCTGCAATGATTGGTTCAATAAGACATGTTGTTAAG GATTACAGGGTTTGCCGAATTGATTTGTATACAGAACCTGAAGGGTTAGGAATCGTGACTTCCTTTTTTGACGACACTGAAGAAACCGGGGTGTTCGGCACCACTCAGAAGACTTGTTCTATCAAAGTACACTGGGGCAT ATGGCTAATTTATGAAGAACCTGGTTTCCAGGGAGTCCCTTTAATGTTGGAGCCTGGTGAATATCCCAATTTAGCGTTCTGGGAGAAGAAGGAAGCCTACATTAGGTCCATGAGGCCCTTGAAAATG ggtGGTCGCAAAGTTGAATTCAGTGGAGAGCCAAAG GTAATCATTTATGAGAAGCCTTTCTTTGAAGGGAGACATGTGGAAGTAGAATCAGAGATTTTTATGCTTGATGACAAGgaatcagaagaaaagacaagacttCCACTTACATCAGTGGGATCCCTGAAAGTACTGGGAGGAGT tTGGGTCGCTTATGAGAAGCCTGAGTTTGAAGGCCATCAGTACTTGCTGGAAGAGGGAGCGTATCGGGATTGGACAGACTGGGGTGGCTATGATGAAGAGTTGCAGTCACTGCGACCAATTGTTGGC GACTTCACAAGCTCCCATATGATAATGTACAGTGAAAAAGACTTTGGATCCAAGGGTTCCAATATTAATGTGTTAGGAATTATTTCCAATTTGAAGGACACTGGATATGGGCTGAGGACACAGTCTATAAATGTGCTAAGTGGCGT GTGGGTGGCTTATGAGAATCCTGAGTTTACAGGGGAGCAGTATATACTGGCTAAAGGGCTATATCCCAGCATTGAGGCATGGGGGGGAAAGAATTGCAAAATATCTTCAGTTCAACCCATTGTTATG GATATTGTTGGAAGTGAAAGGGGTAAAGTCAAG GTCCAGTTATTTTCAGAGCCTGAATTCAAGGGTAACTGCCaaatattcaaagaaaacacaagatgTATTGATTCATTTGCTGTGAAGTCTTCAAAAATTTTAGATGGCAG CTGCATAGTGTATGACCAGGAAGAATTCTCTGGTAACCAGTATGTGTTAGAAGAAGGAATCTATCCTGATCTGACGGCGATGGGTTGTTCACCCCAGGCAATTCTAAAATCTTTACAGATTATAAATATT GAGCTGTCTGAGCCATGCATAGCTCTTTTTGAAAAGGTGGGtttccaaggaaagaaaatcgAATTCAGTACAGAAATCTTAAATCTCCAGTTCCTGGGATACAATCCTCGAATAGCTTCAGTGCAAGTCCTTGGCGGCGT ATGGATAATTTATGAGCATAGTAATTACAGGGGGCGTCAGATGTTGTTATCACCGAATGAAATTCCAGATTGGTATAAAGTGAGTGGCTATTGTCAGATAGGTTCTCTGAGGCCTTTACTACAG aaacGTGTGTACTTCAGGCTTCGAAAcaaggaaacaggaaaattcATGTCAGCTGATGGAAACTTAGACAATCTGAATCTTCTCAGAATACAGGTTGCAGAAGATACAGACTCAGATGATCAAATCTGGGTTTATCAGGATGGATTCATAAGGTGCCGG